The genomic segment CATAACCCTCGATCTTGTCGGCCTTCTCTTCGGTATTGGTGGTGATCACCACCCGGTGGGCACAGCGGAAGGCGGCATAGTCGGCAAGGTCGGTGGCAAGGCTCTCCGGATAGTAGGCGTGGACGTGGATGGCATAGTCGCACGGCGGATGGGCAACCACCTCGCCATAGACGCTGGTCCGCTGGCGCGCGTGGATCCAGTTGTCCGAGGCCTTGAGGGCAGCATCCGCCTCGGTGCGATCGCGCCAGACGGCGAGGCGCCCGTAGCGGCGGATCTTCTCGAGTTCCTCCGGCCGGCCCGCCACAACGGTGTCGTAGCGGCCGGACAGGTTTTCCTCGGCATGGCCTTCCGCAAGGCGTTGCCTGAGGCCGGAGAGGATCGCGCCGAACACGGCGCCCGCCTCGATGCCGCTGGCTGCCGCATTGTCCGCAATCAGCTCGTGGGTGCCGGGCACGGCGACGAGGCCGTCCTTTTCCATCTTGCGCGGAAACGCCAGAAGCGCCCTCGATGCAGCGCCGAGGTCGCCATAGCCGACGCGCTCCATCATGGTGAAGTCCGCATAGCGCGCGTCGTCGAAACCGGATGCGCCGGAGAACATCAGGACGCCGGCGCCCATCTCCACCGCGTCGAACACCACGTTGGGCAGGGGGTCGAGCCGCGAGGACAGGAAGAGGACGTCCGCCGCGCGGCACACGTCATGATAATAGGGACCGGCCGGCACCACGAAGAGGTTGCCCCCCGGCTCGTTCACGCCGGCCTCGCGCAGATGCTTGTCGAGCCATACGCCGAACGAGATGTCCTCGTGGTTCACGCCGTCGCCGATCCACACGAACACCGTATCGGGATCCTGTGACCGGGCCTGAACCGCGGTCATGACGAACATGTCCGTGCCCTTGCGCCACTGGACGTGGCCGGCCCCGTAGACCACGCGGCGCTCGCCGAGATCCTCCCCGATCAGCGCCGAAAGATGCTCGCGCGCCGCCTCGTAGTCCGCCTTGTCGACCGTGCCCGTCTTCAGCGGGCTCTGCGGGATGATCTCCGAATCGCGCTCCACGTCGAAGTCGAGGTCGTGGAACACCGACATCCAGGAGTTTCGCACTGTTTCGGAAGAAAAAACGATCCTGTCGGCAAGCATCGCCGTGACGATATTCTTGTAGGGCGGAAGCGTATAATCCGTGAATTCGTGGATGTAGCAGGCGTACGGGATCTTGCGCTCGACGAGGAGCGGCTGGAACGGCAGGCATTCGACCGAATTCAGCACGGCAACCGTGATCTTGTCGGTGATCGCGGGGTTGAAGGTGTCGAATTCGTTGAACGGAGATTCGGTCCACAGGACGAACGAGCACGTGCGCACGAAGCGCGGCAGGAGCCGCCCGCCACGCAGGGCCGCCACCACCACGTTGTGGGACCGCGCGGCGCTGCGTGCCATCTGAAGCGCCACCATCGGCGCGCCGGTGCCGGAAAATTCGTGGGTGCAGATCAGGCAGGTCGGCTTGTCCGGATCGTAGGGGATTGCCCCCTGGCGGCTGTTCCGCCGCAGGTCGGCAAGAATGCGCCGTCCTTCGGTAACGCCGAACTTGATGTAGTGGACGAACGGATGGATGCCGCCGCCGGCAATGTCCGGATATGACTTGATGTAGTGCTCGAAGGAGAAGTCGGAGACGTACTTGTCGACCGGATCGCCCAGGACGATCAGCTCGAAGGCGAGCGCGAAGGCCTCGGGGTTGCCGGTGGCCATGGCATCGAGGAGTCGCTTGTCGCTGACCAGCGACAGGAGCTTGTCGTCGAGATTTTCCATTTCGGCGCGGGTGCGCTGATACAGCATCGTGATCCGGCCCTCGAAGCGGCCGTGGGTCTCGTAGTGGTTGCGCAGGTCCGCTTCGCCGGCAAGGTCGTTGTAGATCGAGCGGTAGAAAACGGGGTCGAAACGAAAATCCTCACGGCTCTCGTGCGGGGTTCCCTGCACTAACCCGCGCCAGATCTCATCAAGTTCGTTCATGTGAGGCGTCAGTCCTAAAGCATCAGGCGGTGGGCTTGGCGTAGCAGACCCTCGGCTGCCAGAAGACGGACGATGCCGTCCTTGAGATGAACGGAGGGCGTCCATCCAAGCCGCTCGCGCGCACGCGCGATGTCGAGCACGATGGATTTCGGTTCGGGCGCGAACACCGGCACGGTCTCGACCGGCATCGGGGTGCCGGACAGTTCGGCACACAGCGCCAGGAGCTCACGCACGGAAGTGCCGCGCCCGGCACCGATATTGACCGGGCCGACCCCGTTCGAGCGCATCGCAAGAAGGATCGCGCTCACGATGTCATCCACATGGACATAGTCGCGCTCGGACTCGCCGGTGCCATAGACCTTGAACGGCTGCCCTGCCTTCAGTGCGCCGATCATCGCGGGGATCACGCCGAAGCCCGGCTTCATCACCTGCCCCTCGCCATAGGCGTTGGCGACGCGCAGCATCGAGACCTTCATGCCGGTCCGCGCTGCAGCACCGAGGTGCATTTCCACCATCGCCTTCTCGAGGCCGTAATCGTTGAACGGGGCGAGCGGCATGTCCTCGTGGCAGGGCTCGCCCGGGTCGATGCCGTAGACGGTGCCGCCGGAGGAGAGGTAGACGAACCGGCCGCGAAATTCGCGGTTGATCAGCTCGTCGATCAGCCGGCTGTGGCCGCGCACCCGCACCATCACGTCGCGCGAGTTGACCAGCCGCCCGCGCCCGCGGGAGATAAGGTTGATGATGACATCCTGGCCGCGCAGGATCTCGAGGTCGAGTGCGTCGATGTCTTCCATCGGCACCGGCGGGGCGATTCCCGCAATATCCGACGCCTCGGTCTGGGGCCGTGCGGTCCAGGCCACTTCGACACCGGGTTCTGCGGCCAGCGCCCGAACCAGCGCCTTGCCGATAAATCCGGTACCGCCGAGGACAAGAACCCTGAGAGGTGTGTCTGCTGTCATCGTCATGCCTCATCGGCTGCTGGCATTGGTCGCCTCCGCATGTCCTCGCGGCTGCAAGATTCGAAGTCAAGGATGCCTGTCGGACAGAGCACTACGAGGCTTGAGGGCTACAATCCCATCAACAGACCACAGGCATTCGTTCCAATTCGAAGGCAAACAAATTTTTCAGAATATCGAACCCTGCCGGCAAGGTTCGGGCCAGATCGTGGGGCCGTGTCAATTTACTTTACGCTCATCGCGCCCTATCGAACCTTCCGGCGTTATCAAACCGAAGGGGTGCTGCCCGTGAAAATTCTCGTCACCGGAGGAGCCGGCTTCATCGGTTCGGCCGTTTGCCGCCACCTCATCAACAACACAGATCACAGCGTCGTGAACCTCGACAAGCTGACGTACGCGGCGAACCTCTCCTCGCTACAGGAGATCGCGTCGTCGAACCGCTATCGTTTCGTCAAAGCAGATATCTGCGACCGGCAGACCGTGGCGGACCTTCTCGCCGAGGAACAGGTCGACGCGATCATGCACCTGGCGGCCGAGAGCCACGTCGACCGTTCCATCGACGGTCCGGGCGAATTCATCACGACCAACATCAACGGCACGTTCGAGCTTCTGGAAGCTGCCCGCGCCTACTGGATGGGCCTCCCCGCAGAAAAGCGCGATGCCTTCCGCTTCCACCACATCTCCACCGATGAAGTGTATGGCGACCTGCCGCTGGACGGCGGCCTCTTCACCGAGGAGACTCCCTACGAGCCGTCCTCGCCCTATTCGGCCTCCAAGGCGGCGTCCGACCATCTGGTGATGGCCTGGCACCGCACCTACGGGCTGCCGGTGGTGATGTCGAACTGCTCCAACAATTACGGGCCCTACCACTTCCCCGAGAAGCTCATCCCGCTGATGATCCTCAATGCGCTGCACGGCGAGAAGCTGCCGGTCTACGGCCGCGGCGAGAACGTGCGCGACTGGCTTTACGTGGACGACCACGCCCGCGCGCTGGAAATGATCGTGACGCGCGGCGAGCCGGGCAGGACCTACAATGTCGGCGGCCGCAACGAGCGCTCCAACCTCGATGTTGTCCACGCCATCTGCGACACGGTCGACGAACTCGCCCCCTCGGACACCCCGCGGCGCGACCTCATCACCTACGTCACCGATCGCCCGGGCCACGACCTGCGCTATGCCATCGACGCCACGCGCCTGGAAACCGAGCTCGGCTGGAAGGCCGAGGAGACGTTCGAGACGGGTTTGCGCAAGACGGCCGAGTGGTATCTGGCCAACGAGGCCTGGTGGCGCCCGATCCGCGCGCAGCGCTATTCCGGCGAACGCCTTGGCGCGAAGAACGCAGGCTGAGCGGTCGATCACGATGCGATGGCCGGCGCTTCTGACGCCTTGGCGCGGAAACACGGTGACCCCGCCTGCTACCTTGCGGTTTCGACATTTGTTTTGAACGCGATGCAGGAGCGGAGTGGCCAGAACGAATTCGATCGCCACTATAGCTTAGGTAAAACTATCGATGAAATGCTTCATAAATATTGGGATGCACAAGACCGGAAGCAGTTCCATTCAAGCGACCATGGCAAAAATGGCAACAAAGGACCCGCTCTATGTCCTTCCAAACCCAGCCAACAATTCCGTGCCGCTTGCCGCTATTTTTGAAGAAAACCCTCGCGGACTTTTCAAGCACAGGTCTAAAAGACAAGACCCTGAATATACTTCAAAAATAATCGAACAATGGAAAAACTCCATCGATGAAACGCTGAGTTCCTGTAACGCACGTTCCGTTGTTTTTTCGGCCGAGTATCTGAGCGTCGCGTCGCATGAGGCGATAGAGAGAATGCGTGATTATTTATCACGATATTGCAGCTCAATACAGATAATCGGCTATGTTCGCCCGCCTGTGCCCTGGATCAACAGTGCATTTCAGCAAAGATCCAAGAACCGCGCGGTGAATAATTTTCAGGAACTTATTACTCTTCGAGACTATCGAAAAGTGTTCGAAAAATTCGATAAAATATTCGGGGTGGAGAATGTTTCTCTTGTGGTTTTTGATCGAAAAACCCTGAAGGGAAATGACGTCGTTCTGGATTTCGCGCACAGAATTGGTTTTCCGCTAAACCATGAAGACGTTGTCCAGGCAAACGAATCGATGAGCCTTGAGGCTGTATCCCTATTATATGCCAAGAGGTTTTTTGGATCCCCCATGAACTGGGAGAATCCGAATTCGGCGAAGGCTTATGCTCGTTTTCTTGATAAACTTCGTGGCCTGGGAAAGCGGAAGGTTTCGCTGGCGGAGTCCCTCGTGGCTCCGCTGCTTGCTGATCACCAAGATGACATTGACTGGATGGAACAGCGGGTCGGAGCCTCGCTTCGGGGCGAAACGGACTTTGCGGCTGATGCAATAGGCGGAGAAGAGGATCTCATCGCAGTCGCGCTGTCTTCGGCCAGATTGCTGGACGAAATCGAACCCGGCCTCGCCCCTCGTGATCCGACCCTCGAATCAGTAACGGCGGCCCTCGATAAACTGTACGGGATCTGCCTTGCGCAGGTCGGCGGCGCAACGCGCGACGACACGATCGTCACGAGTTTCGCAAGAGCGCTGGAGCAGACGTATGGTGCGACTTCGCCCAACCATACCGAAGGCCGCGGGGCATCTTACGTGGACCTTTCGCGATCCATCATGAATGATCTGCGCAAGCAGGGGTTCGTGGTGCGAGCCAAACAGATGTCGACAGACTGATCGCATCCGGCCGGCGCTCCCGCTCACCGCAGCGGGGCGCGGGCGTGCCTTGCCTTGCAAAAGCCGATGAAGGCCCTGTCGGGGTGCTTGACGGGGGTGCCCTGGTCGGCAGCGTAGGCCTGCCACTCGGCGTGGAGAAAGTGGACGTCGTAGCCGGGCGCGGCCTTGCGGGCGGCCTCGAACGTGGCGGGGGCAAGCGCCAGATGGCCCGCCGCGTCCGGGCGGGACGGGCGCCGCACGCGTGAACCTGCCGTCCCGCGCCGCTCGAAGCGCACGATGTCACCGTCGAGGCGGATGCTGTAGTCCGGCATGTGGCCGTGCGCCTCGTCGTGGCTGATGATTGTCGAGACAAGGCGGCGGAACTCCTTGGGGGTGGAGTTGGAGCCGCACTTCTTCTGCAAAAGCTCCAGCGAGATCCGCCATTCGGGCTGCATCCCGCAGTGCTTGCGGGCAAGCTCGTAGATCCGCCGCTCCAGAGGTTTGCGCAGGCGGAAATAGTCGCGGTGCAGCGTCAGGACCTCGTTCGCCTCGATGGCGTTGAACACCCAGTCCGACAGCGTGATCTCCACCTCCTGCATCCGCCCCTCGCGCGTTTCG from the Acuticoccus sp. MNP-M23 genome contains:
- a CDS encoding glycosyltransferase is translated as MNELDEIWRGLVQGTPHESREDFRFDPVFYRSIYNDLAGEADLRNHYETHGRFEGRITMLYQRTRAEMENLDDKLLSLVSDKRLLDAMATGNPEAFALAFELIVLGDPVDKYVSDFSFEHYIKSYPDIAGGGIHPFVHYIKFGVTEGRRILADLRRNSRQGAIPYDPDKPTCLICTHEFSGTGAPMVALQMARSAARSHNVVVAALRGGRLLPRFVRTCSFVLWTESPFNEFDTFNPAITDKITVAVLNSVECLPFQPLLVERKIPYACYIHEFTDYTLPPYKNIVTAMLADRIVFSSETVRNSWMSVFHDLDFDVERDSEIIPQSPLKTGTVDKADYEAAREHLSALIGEDLGERRVVYGAGHVQWRKGTDMFVMTAVQARSQDPDTVFVWIGDGVNHEDISFGVWLDKHLREAGVNEPGGNLFVVPAGPYYHDVCRAADVLFLSSRLDPLPNVVFDAVEMGAGVLMFSGASGFDDARYADFTMMERVGYGDLGAASRALLAFPRKMEKDGLVAVPGTHELIADNAAASGIEAGAVFGAILSGLRQRLAEGHAEENLSGRYDTVVAGRPEELEKIRRYGRLAVWRDRTEADAALKASDNWIHARQRTSVYGEVVAHPPCDYAIHVHAYYPESLATDLADYAAFRCAHRVVITTNTEEKADKIEGY
- a CDS encoding NAD-dependent epimerase/dehydratase family protein, with protein sequence MTADTPLRVLVLGGTGFIGKALVRALAAEPGVEVAWTARPQTEASDIAGIAPPVPMEDIDALDLEILRGQDVIINLISRGRGRLVNSRDVMVRVRGHSRLIDELINREFRGRFVYLSSGGTVYGIDPGEPCHEDMPLAPFNDYGLEKAMVEMHLGAAARTGMKVSMLRVANAYGEGQVMKPGFGVIPAMIGALKAGQPFKVYGTGESERDYVHVDDIVSAILLAMRSNGVGPVNIGAGRGTSVRELLALCAELSGTPMPVETVPVFAPEPKSIVLDIARARERLGWTPSVHLKDGIVRLLAAEGLLRQAHRLML
- the rfbB gene encoding dTDP-glucose 4,6-dehydratase — translated: MKILVTGGAGFIGSAVCRHLINNTDHSVVNLDKLTYAANLSSLQEIASSNRYRFVKADICDRQTVADLLAEEQVDAIMHLAAESHVDRSIDGPGEFITTNINGTFELLEAARAYWMGLPAEKRDAFRFHHISTDEVYGDLPLDGGLFTEETPYEPSSPYSASKAASDHLVMAWHRTYGLPVVMSNCSNNYGPYHFPEKLIPLMILNALHGEKLPVYGRGENVRDWLYVDDHARALEMIVTRGEPGRTYNVGGRNERSNLDVVHAICDTVDELAPSDTPRRDLITYVTDRPGHDLRYAIDATRLETELGWKAEETFETGLRKTAEWYLANEAWWRPIRAQRYSGERLGAKNAG
- a CDS encoding replication initiator protein A, which produces MLPDRVGQRDLFVCDIFNAAPKGDMASMEHPIFSLSTKPDFRRRRYEHNRSFVEIKPSPDGLATVHDRDVLIYCISQLMAALNEGRPVSRKLTLHAHDLLKATNRMTNGQGYEGLKAALRRLQGTQIETNLVTGGSEQFDVFSLIDRARIIRETREGRMQEVEITLSDWVFNAIEANEVLTLHRDYFRLRKPLERRIYELARKHCGMQPEWRISLELLQKKCGSNSTPKEFRRLVSTIISHDEAHGHMPDYSIRLDGDIVRFERRGTAGSRVRRPSRPDAAGHLALAPATFEAARKAAPGYDVHFLHAEWQAYAADQGTPVKHPDRAFIGFCKARHARAPLR